The genomic interval CTCTGATACGAACTGATAATTTTGATAGAAAATATGATTAAATCCTTTATAAAATAAATTATAAATTGATTTATCAGAAACAATGATTTTTTCTTTTAATTTTTCATTCGGATGAATGTACTTATACCACAAAAAATTATAATAGGTATAGGCATTTTCTTTATAATTTAAAAGATTGATATAAACAAAAAAAACTAAAATAATAATATAATTGATATGATTTATAAATAAAATAATGAGTAAAAAACAAACACTAAGTGACATGATTGAAACTAACTTTAATACTTTTCTATAAGGTAAAAGGAACTGTTTTAAACTCATAATAATTTTAGCACCATCTAAAGGAAGTATCGGCAATAAATTTAAAATTAATACATAAAAAGAACTTCGAAGCAATATTTCATTAACATTCATATAATAAAAAAGTAAATATAATAATAAACTAGCGATAGGTCCACTTATATAAATCAGTAATTCTTTATAATTTTTATCATTTTGACATTTATCAATATGCAAAATACCACCTAAAGGTGATATTTCTAATAATAAGATATCTTTCTTAAATATTTTAATCATGATATAATGACCAATTTCATGAATGATTAAACAGAGGTAAATAGTCATCACTTCATAAAAATAACCTGAGATTAAACAAATAATTAAATATACTTCAGTGATTAAATGAACCTTAATTTTCATGATTAACCACATCAAGAACATCTAAAAATTCATTACCATCTTTAATCGCTAAATAATACTCACCATTCATATCATCAGTTAATCTACCAAGACCCAAAATATCACCATACTCTACACTTCTATAAAGTCCGACTTCAATGGTATCTAGATACCCATAGTGATATTCTCTACCTAATATATCTTGTATTACCACAACTTTTCCTAAATCTTCATCACGATATATTCTAATAACCATTCCAGCGACTGAAGACTCAACAGGAGCTGAATAAGCCGTCTCAATAATCATTCCATCACGATAAGTCATAGAATTGTTCATATCAATGATAATAGAGCCAACGTATTTATTAGGATCATTCGTTCTAGGAAATATACCATTTAATTTTTGATTAACAAATAATTTGATTTTTACAAAATTCATGTTATTCAAGGTTTTTTCATAGACAAAATTTAACTTATCATTATCTCTAGCAATTAATAATAATAGTAGTACACAAATACTTATTAATATTTTATTTGTAAATGAAGCTAATCGATAGCCATCTTTATTGTTTTTACTTAAGTTTTGTTTTTTAGATTTTTTATACATCTGGTAAAATTTTGAACGATATTTATTTTTTTTGACAATTCGTTGAATTTTTTTATTCATATTACCATCCCCTATAATGATATCAATAAATAATATGAATAAATTGAAATAATTATTATATATTTAACAATATTTTTTAGTTAAGTTTATAATAATTATATAATTAG from Mycoplasmatota bacterium carries:
- a CDS encoding protease; this encodes MKIKVHLITEVYLIICLISGYFYEVMTIYLCLIIHEIGHYIMIKIFKKDILLLEISPLGGILHIDKCQNDKNYKELLIYISGPIASLLLYLLFYYMNVNEILLRSSFYVLILNLLPILPLDGAKIIMSLKQFLLPYRKVLKLVSIMSLSVCFLLIILFINHINYIIILVFFVYINLLNYKENAYTYYNFLWYKYIHPNEKLKEKIIVSDKSIYNLFYKGFNHIFYQNYQFVSEREVLKQLLKQK
- a CDS encoding peptidoglycan DD-metalloendopeptidase family protein; amino-acid sequence: MNKKIQRIVKKNKYRSKFYQMYKKSKKQNLSKNNKDGYRLASFTNKILISICVLLLLLIARDNDKLNFVYEKTLNNMNFVKIKLFVNQKLNGIFPRTNDPNKYVGSIIIDMNNSMTYRDGMIIETAYSAPVESSVAGMVIRIYRDEDLGKVVVIQDILGREYHYGYLDTIEVGLYRSVEYGDILGLGRLTDDMNGEYYLAIKDGNEFLDVLDVVNHEN